GGCCGTGCCGCTGAAAGCGGTTATTGACGACCAGGCCTGTCTGTTCCTGACGCGGGGGAAATGCACCAAAGCCTGTGTGGAAGCCTGCCCCACCAACGCCATTGACTTCACCCAGAAGGAGCAGATCATCGAGCTTAACGTGGGGACCATATTGGTTGCCACCGGCTTCGAGATGTTTGACCCCCGCCGTCTGCCGGCCTATTCCTACGGTAAGTCGCCGGACATCATCGACGGTCTACAGTTCGAGCGCCTCTCCAGCGCCTCCGGCCCCACCCAGGGCCAGATCCTCACCTCCAAAGGCGAAAAGCCGCGCCGCGTGGCCATCATTCACTGCGTGGGCAGTCGCGATGAACATGCCAACCGCTACTGCTCCCGCATCTGCTGTATGTACGCACTGAAACACGCCCACCTGGTGCGGGACAAGACTGGGGCTGAGGTGTTCGAGTTCTACATGGACATCCGCGCCTTTGGCAAGGACTATGAGGAGTTCTATCAACGGGTGCAGGAGGAAGGCATCTATTTCGTGCGGGGACGCGGCGCCGAGGTCGTGGTCCATGAGGACGGGCGTATCCAGGTTAAGGCCGAGAACACCACCCTGGGCATCCCGGTCGAGATTGACGTGGACATGGTCATCCTGGAGACGGCCATTGAGCCGGCGCGCGACTCGGACAAGGTGGCGGCCATGTTTGGGGTGGGGCGGAGTGCCAACGGCTTCTTCCAGGAGGCGCACCCGAAGCTTCGCCCGTTCCATACCAACACCAACGGTGTGTTCCTGGCCGGCACCTGCCAGGCACCCAAGGACGTGCCGGACACCGTCGCCCATGCGGCGGCCGCCGCCTCGGAGGCACTGGCCCTGCTGAGCCGCGGGGAAGTGATCATCTCGCCGACCATAGCGGTGGTGGACGAGGAGCTGTGCTCCGGCTGTAAGACCTGCATCACACTGTGTCCTTACAGCGCCATCACCTTCGATGAGACGGCGCGCATAGCCCGGGTGAATGAAGCCCTGTGCAAGGGTTGCGGCACCTGCGTCGCCGCCTGTCCTGCCGAGGCGATCCGTGCCCGCCACTTTGCTGACGAGCAGATCCTGGCAGAGCTACAAGCCCTGCTG
Above is a window of Anaerolineae bacterium DNA encoding:
- a CDS encoding CoB--CoM heterodisulfide reductase iron-sulfur subunit A family protein is translated as AVPLKAVIDDQACLFLTRGKCTKACVEACPTNAIDFTQKEQIIELNVGTILVATGFEMFDPRRLPAYSYGKSPDIIDGLQFERLSSASGPTQGQILTSKGEKPRRVAIIHCVGSRDEHANRYCSRICCMYALKHAHLVRDKTGAEVFEFYMDIRAFGKDYEEFYQRVQEEGIYFVRGRGAEVVVHEDGRIQVKAENTTLGIPVEIDVDMVILETAIEPARDSDKVAAMFGVGRSANGFFQEAHPKLRPFHTNTNGVFLAGTCQAPKDVPDTVAHAAAAASEALALLSRGEVIISPTIAVVDEELCSGCKTCITLCPYSAITFDETARIARVNEALCKGCGTCVAACPAEAIRARHFADEQILAELQALLVSA